The proteins below come from a single Haliaeetus albicilla chromosome 22, bHalAlb1.1, whole genome shotgun sequence genomic window:
- the SUN1 gene encoding SUN domain-containing protein 1 isoform X7 — MDFSRLHTYTPPQCLPENTGYTYALSSSYSSSALDFETENKIDPVFDSPRMSRRSLRLAAARFNKSDDAQNDIPHDSSYAGNMSFREQSYKMLKQCKSTNKQSGSVRHTPRKNLSSSSIFSQSSFNSHASDASMVSTVLDESLIREQTEVDHFWGLDDEGDPKGSDTTPMQGNGDIATAETPTAMINGYTCSDCSMLSDRKEVLTAYSASHVPSSRIYSRDRSQKHASTHSDYCGSMNVKEFYREDSRLGVNEESICYFMLHALQTVGATGWLVSQKVLSLLWLAILSPGRAASGMFRLLGTGWYQLVALMSLLKVFLLRRCLPKIYKLLLFLIPLLFLLGIWFWGFDGFISSLNWTRIDRIQRIDDSIHVPEPQDDFFHSVHPPKDTINTFDSGRITELEKQMAFVSDRCHHHDEEYSKVMLLLHNLQDQVTQMSDKSETLKLIKNVIGQHLKDMKLEEKTDFLALHQEHELRILTLEDLLGKLSAESKDIQKELDIAKAKTVRDDDEHGQLLDKVKKLELELSQMKSELLTGESMKTSCEKIDVIHEKVDAQVKESVKLMLFGDRQEDFPESLLQWLTSNFVSKSDLQTLLRDLELQILKNITLHMSVTNQKLTSEVVTNAVTNAGISGITEAQAQIIVNNALKLYSQDKTGMVDFALESGGGSILSTRCSETYETKTALISLFGIPLWYFSQSPRVVIQPDMYPGNCWAFKGSQGYLVVRLSMKIYPTAFTVEHIPKTLSPTGNITSAPRNFSVYGLDDEYQEEGKLLGQYVYDQGGEPLQMFPVMEKSENAFQIVELRVFSNWGHAEYTCLYRFRVHGKPAE, encoded by the exons TTCAAGTTACTCTTCATCTGCTTTGGATTTtgagactgaaaacaaaatagatcCAGTATTTGATTCACCAAGAATGTCACGGCGTAGTTTACGGTTAGCTGCTGCAAGATTTAATAAATCAGATGATGCACAAAATGATATCCCTCATGACAGCTCTTATGCCGGAAACATGTCCTTCAGAGAACAGTCTTATAA GATGTTGAAGCAATGCAAAAGTACAAATAAACAATCTGGCAGTGTAAGACACACACCAAGGAAAAATCTATCCAGCTCTTCCATTTTTAGCCAAAGCAGTTTCAATAGCCATGCCAGTGATGCATCAATGGTATCCACTGTATTGGATGAATCTTTGATTCGGGAGCAGACAGAAGTTGATCATTTCTGGG gtCTTGATGATGAAGGTGACCCTAAAG GTAGCGATACTACACCGATGCAGGGAAATGGTGATATTGCAACAGCAGAAACACCGACCGCAATGATCAATGGCTACACTTGCAGTGACTGCAGCATGCTTTCTGATCGGAAGGAGGTTCTTACAGCATACTCGGCTTCTCATGTGCCATCTTCCAGAATTTACTCTAGGGATAGGAGCCAGAAACATGCATCTA CTCACTCAGACTACTGTGGAAGCATGAATGTAAAGGAGTTTTACAGAGAAGATAGCCGTCTTGGTGTAAATGAGGAATCAATAT GTTACTTTATGCTTCACGCGTTGCAAACAGTGGGAGCAACAGGATGGCTTGTGTCTCAGAAGGTGTTGTCTCTACTTTGGCTGGCCATTCTTTCTCCAG gGAGGGCAGCTTCTGGCATGTTCAGGTTGCTTGGAACAGGGTGGTATCAACTTGTTGCTCTGATGTCTTTGCTCAAGGTGTTTCTTCTAAGAAG aTGCCTTCCAAAGATCTACAAGCTGTTACTGTTTCTTATCCCACTCCTGTTTCTA CTAGGTATATGGTTCTGGGGGTTTGATGGCTTCATTTCATCGTTGAACTGGACAAGAATTGATAGAATACAGAGAATAGATGACTCTATTCATGTTCCTGAACCACAGGATGACTTTTTTCACTCTGTGCACCCCCCAAAG GATACCATAAATACCTTTGATTCTGGTCGTATAACTGagctggaaaagcaaatggCCTTCGTGTCTGACAGATGCCATCACCATGATGAAGAATATAGCAAAGTAATGCTCCTACTCCATAATCTTCAAGATCAGGTTACCCAGATGAGTGACAAAAGTGAAACATTGAAACTAATAAAAAATGTGATCGGTCAACATCTTAAAGATATGAAGCTGGAGGAAAAG ACTGACTTCCTGGCTTTACATCAAGAACATGAGTTGCGCATCCTGACACTGGAAGACCTTCTTGGAAAACTCTCTGCTGAATCTAAG gACATCCAGAAGGAGCTTGACATAGCGAAAGCAAAAACAGTGAG AGACGACGATGAACATGGTCAACTTTTGGACAAAGTTAAAAAGCTAGAACTAGAGTTGTCTCAGATGAAATCAGAGCTGTTAACTGGGGAAAGCATGAAGACGAGTTGTGAGAAAATAGATGTCATTCATGAAAAA GTAGATGCCCAGGTCAAAGAATCTGTGAAGCTAATGCTTTTTGGTGATCGACAAGAAGACTTTCCCGAATCACTTCTCCAATGGCTGACATCCAATTTTGTGAGCAAAAGCGATCTGCAGACTTTACTGCGCGATCTAGAGTTGCAGATCCTCAAGAATATTACTCTCCATATGTCTGTTACAAACCAAAAACTAACATCTGAAGTAGTAACAAATGCTGTGACTAATGCAGGGATTTCTGGAATCACAGAAGCG CAAGCACAAATTATTGTAAACAATGCACTGAAACTCTACTCTCAAGACAAGACTGGTATGGTGGATTTCGCCTTGGAATCTGGAG gtGGCAGTATTCTGAGTACTCGCTGTTCTGAAACCTACGAGACTAAAACAGCATTAATTAGCCTCTTTGGAATTCCTCTGTGGTACTTCTCTCAGTCTCCCAGAGTGGTGATTCAG CCGGACATGTATCCAGGAAACTGCTGGGCTTTCAAAGGATCGCAGGGGTATCTTGTAGTTAGACTTTCAATGAAGATCTATCCAACTGCCTTTACAGTGGAACACATACCAAAAACACTTTCACCAACAGGAAATATCACCAGTGCTCCTAGGAACTTTTCAGTATAT GGTCTAGATGATGAATATCAAGAAGAAGGCAAGCTTCTAGGACAGTATGTCTATGACCAAGGAGGAGAACCACTGCAGATGTTTCCAGTGATG gAGAAAAGTGAAAACGCATTCCAAATAGTAGAATTGAGAGTTTTTTCTAACTGGGGACATGCAGAATATACATGCCTTTATCGGTTCAGAGTGCATGGGAAACCTGCCGAATAA
- the SUN1 gene encoding SUN domain-containing protein 1 isoform X4 yields the protein MDFSRLHTYTPPQCLPENTGYTYALSSSYSSSALDFETENKIDPVFDSPRMSRRSLRLAAARFNKSDDAQNDIPHDSSYAGNMSFREQSYKMLKQCKSTNKQSGSVRHTPRKNLSSSSIFSQSSFNSHASDASMVSTVLDESLIREQTEVDHFWGLDDEGDPKGSDTTPMQGNGDIATAETPTAMINGYTCSDCSMLSDRKEVLTAYSASHVPSSRIYSRDRSQKHASTHSDYCGSMNVKEFYREDSRLGVNEESICDDCKGKKHLEIYTTDHMQSSWAKRVARTIWHTFYYAGYFMLHALQTVGATGWLVSQKVLSLLWLAILSPGRAASGMFRLLGTGWYQLVALMSLLKVFLLRRCLPKIYKLLLFLIPLLFLLGIWFWGFDGFISSLNWTRIDRIQRIDDSIHVPEPQDDFFHSVHPPKDTINTFDSGRITELEKQMAFVSDRCHHHDEEYSKVMLLLHNLQDQVTQMSDKSETLKLIKNVIGQHLKDMKLEEKTDFLALHQEHELRILTLEDLLGKLSAESKDIQKELDIAKAKTVRDDDEHGQLLDKVKKLELELSQMKSELLTGESMKTSCEKIDVIHEKVDAQVKESVKLMLFGDRQEDFPESLLQWLTSNFVSKSDLQTLLRDLELQILKNITLHMSVTNQKLTSEVVTNAVTNAGISGITEAQAQIIVNNALKLYSQDKTGMVDFALESGGGSILSTRCSETYETKTALISLFGIPLWYFSQSPRVVIQPDMYPGNCWAFKGSQGYLVVRLSMKIYPTAFTVEHIPKTLSPTGNITSAPRNFSVYGLDDEYQEEGKLLGQYVYDQGGEPLQMFPVMEKSENAFQIVELRVFSNWGHAEYTCLYRFRVHGKPAE from the exons TTCAAGTTACTCTTCATCTGCTTTGGATTTtgagactgaaaacaaaatagatcCAGTATTTGATTCACCAAGAATGTCACGGCGTAGTTTACGGTTAGCTGCTGCAAGATTTAATAAATCAGATGATGCACAAAATGATATCCCTCATGACAGCTCTTATGCCGGAAACATGTCCTTCAGAGAACAGTCTTATAA GATGTTGAAGCAATGCAAAAGTACAAATAAACAATCTGGCAGTGTAAGACACACACCAAGGAAAAATCTATCCAGCTCTTCCATTTTTAGCCAAAGCAGTTTCAATAGCCATGCCAGTGATGCATCAATGGTATCCACTGTATTGGATGAATCTTTGATTCGGGAGCAGACAGAAGTTGATCATTTCTGGG gtCTTGATGATGAAGGTGACCCTAAAG GTAGCGATACTACACCGATGCAGGGAAATGGTGATATTGCAACAGCAGAAACACCGACCGCAATGATCAATGGCTACACTTGCAGTGACTGCAGCATGCTTTCTGATCGGAAGGAGGTTCTTACAGCATACTCGGCTTCTCATGTGCCATCTTCCAGAATTTACTCTAGGGATAGGAGCCAGAAACATGCATCTA CTCACTCAGACTACTGTGGAAGCATGAATGTAAAGGAGTTTTACAGAGAAGATAGCCGTCTTGGTGTAAATGAGGAATCAATAT GTGATGACTGTAAGGGGAAGAAACATCTTGAAATATACACCACAGACCACATGCAATCCTCATGGGCTAAAAGGGTAGCAAGGACCATTTGGCACACCTTTTATTATGCAG GTTACTTTATGCTTCACGCGTTGCAAACAGTGGGAGCAACAGGATGGCTTGTGTCTCAGAAGGTGTTGTCTCTACTTTGGCTGGCCATTCTTTCTCCAG gGAGGGCAGCTTCTGGCATGTTCAGGTTGCTTGGAACAGGGTGGTATCAACTTGTTGCTCTGATGTCTTTGCTCAAGGTGTTTCTTCTAAGAAG aTGCCTTCCAAAGATCTACAAGCTGTTACTGTTTCTTATCCCACTCCTGTTTCTA CTAGGTATATGGTTCTGGGGGTTTGATGGCTTCATTTCATCGTTGAACTGGACAAGAATTGATAGAATACAGAGAATAGATGACTCTATTCATGTTCCTGAACCACAGGATGACTTTTTTCACTCTGTGCACCCCCCAAAG GATACCATAAATACCTTTGATTCTGGTCGTATAACTGagctggaaaagcaaatggCCTTCGTGTCTGACAGATGCCATCACCATGATGAAGAATATAGCAAAGTAATGCTCCTACTCCATAATCTTCAAGATCAGGTTACCCAGATGAGTGACAAAAGTGAAACATTGAAACTAATAAAAAATGTGATCGGTCAACATCTTAAAGATATGAAGCTGGAGGAAAAG ACTGACTTCCTGGCTTTACATCAAGAACATGAGTTGCGCATCCTGACACTGGAAGACCTTCTTGGAAAACTCTCTGCTGAATCTAAG gACATCCAGAAGGAGCTTGACATAGCGAAAGCAAAAACAGTGAG AGACGACGATGAACATGGTCAACTTTTGGACAAAGTTAAAAAGCTAGAACTAGAGTTGTCTCAGATGAAATCAGAGCTGTTAACTGGGGAAAGCATGAAGACGAGTTGTGAGAAAATAGATGTCATTCATGAAAAA GTAGATGCCCAGGTCAAAGAATCTGTGAAGCTAATGCTTTTTGGTGATCGACAAGAAGACTTTCCCGAATCACTTCTCCAATGGCTGACATCCAATTTTGTGAGCAAAAGCGATCTGCAGACTTTACTGCGCGATCTAGAGTTGCAGATCCTCAAGAATATTACTCTCCATATGTCTGTTACAAACCAAAAACTAACATCTGAAGTAGTAACAAATGCTGTGACTAATGCAGGGATTTCTGGAATCACAGAAGCG CAAGCACAAATTATTGTAAACAATGCACTGAAACTCTACTCTCAAGACAAGACTGGTATGGTGGATTTCGCCTTGGAATCTGGAG gtGGCAGTATTCTGAGTACTCGCTGTTCTGAAACCTACGAGACTAAAACAGCATTAATTAGCCTCTTTGGAATTCCTCTGTGGTACTTCTCTCAGTCTCCCAGAGTGGTGATTCAG CCGGACATGTATCCAGGAAACTGCTGGGCTTTCAAAGGATCGCAGGGGTATCTTGTAGTTAGACTTTCAATGAAGATCTATCCAACTGCCTTTACAGTGGAACACATACCAAAAACACTTTCACCAACAGGAAATATCACCAGTGCTCCTAGGAACTTTTCAGTATAT GGTCTAGATGATGAATATCAAGAAGAAGGCAAGCTTCTAGGACAGTATGTCTATGACCAAGGAGGAGAACCACTGCAGATGTTTCCAGTGATG gAGAAAAGTGAAAACGCATTCCAAATAGTAGAATTGAGAGTTTTTTCTAACTGGGGACATGCAGAATATACATGCCTTTATCGGTTCAGAGTGCATGGGAAACCTGCCGAATAA
- the SUN1 gene encoding SUN domain-containing protein 1 isoform X8: MDFSRLHTYTPPQCLPENTGYTYALSSSYSSSALDFETENKIDPVFDSPRMSRRSLRLAAARFNKSDDAQNDIPHDSSYAGNMSFREQSYKMLKQCKSTNKQSGSVRHTPRKNLSSSSIFSQSSFNSHASDASMVSTVLDESLIREQTEVDHFWGLDDEGDPKGSDTTPMQGNGDIATAETPTAMINGYTCSDCSMLSDRKEVLTAYSASHVPSSRIYSRDRSQKHASTHSDYCGSMNVKEFYREDSRLGVNEESIWRAASGMFRLLGTGWYQLVALMSLLKVFLLRRCLPKIYKLLLFLIPLLFLLGIWFWGFDGFISSLNWTRIDRIQRIDDSIHVPEPQDDFFHSVHPPKDTINTFDSGRITELEKQMAFVSDRCHHHDEEYSKVMLLLHNLQDQVTQMSDKSETLKLIKNVIGQHLKDMKLEEKTDFLALHQEHELRILTLEDLLGKLSAESKDIQKELDIAKAKTVRDDDEHGQLLDKVKKLELELSQMKSELLTGESMKTSCEKIDVIHEKVDAQVKESVKLMLFGDRQEDFPESLLQWLTSNFVSKSDLQTLLRDLELQILKNITLHMSVTNQKLTSEVVTNAVTNAGISGITEAQAQIIVNNALKLYSQDKTGMVDFALESGGGSILSTRCSETYETKTALISLFGIPLWYFSQSPRVVIQPDMYPGNCWAFKGSQGYLVVRLSMKIYPTAFTVEHIPKTLSPTGNITSAPRNFSVYGLDDEYQEEGKLLGQYVYDQGGEPLQMFPVMEKSENAFQIVELRVFSNWGHAEYTCLYRFRVHGKPAE, encoded by the exons TTCAAGTTACTCTTCATCTGCTTTGGATTTtgagactgaaaacaaaatagatcCAGTATTTGATTCACCAAGAATGTCACGGCGTAGTTTACGGTTAGCTGCTGCAAGATTTAATAAATCAGATGATGCACAAAATGATATCCCTCATGACAGCTCTTATGCCGGAAACATGTCCTTCAGAGAACAGTCTTATAA GATGTTGAAGCAATGCAAAAGTACAAATAAACAATCTGGCAGTGTAAGACACACACCAAGGAAAAATCTATCCAGCTCTTCCATTTTTAGCCAAAGCAGTTTCAATAGCCATGCCAGTGATGCATCAATGGTATCCACTGTATTGGATGAATCTTTGATTCGGGAGCAGACAGAAGTTGATCATTTCTGGG gtCTTGATGATGAAGGTGACCCTAAAG GTAGCGATACTACACCGATGCAGGGAAATGGTGATATTGCAACAGCAGAAACACCGACCGCAATGATCAATGGCTACACTTGCAGTGACTGCAGCATGCTTTCTGATCGGAAGGAGGTTCTTACAGCATACTCGGCTTCTCATGTGCCATCTTCCAGAATTTACTCTAGGGATAGGAGCCAGAAACATGCATCTA CTCACTCAGACTACTGTGGAAGCATGAATGTAAAGGAGTTTTACAGAGAAGATAGCCGTCTTGGTGTAAATGAGGAATCAATAT gGAGGGCAGCTTCTGGCATGTTCAGGTTGCTTGGAACAGGGTGGTATCAACTTGTTGCTCTGATGTCTTTGCTCAAGGTGTTTCTTCTAAGAAG aTGCCTTCCAAAGATCTACAAGCTGTTACTGTTTCTTATCCCACTCCTGTTTCTA CTAGGTATATGGTTCTGGGGGTTTGATGGCTTCATTTCATCGTTGAACTGGACAAGAATTGATAGAATACAGAGAATAGATGACTCTATTCATGTTCCTGAACCACAGGATGACTTTTTTCACTCTGTGCACCCCCCAAAG GATACCATAAATACCTTTGATTCTGGTCGTATAACTGagctggaaaagcaaatggCCTTCGTGTCTGACAGATGCCATCACCATGATGAAGAATATAGCAAAGTAATGCTCCTACTCCATAATCTTCAAGATCAGGTTACCCAGATGAGTGACAAAAGTGAAACATTGAAACTAATAAAAAATGTGATCGGTCAACATCTTAAAGATATGAAGCTGGAGGAAAAG ACTGACTTCCTGGCTTTACATCAAGAACATGAGTTGCGCATCCTGACACTGGAAGACCTTCTTGGAAAACTCTCTGCTGAATCTAAG gACATCCAGAAGGAGCTTGACATAGCGAAAGCAAAAACAGTGAG AGACGACGATGAACATGGTCAACTTTTGGACAAAGTTAAAAAGCTAGAACTAGAGTTGTCTCAGATGAAATCAGAGCTGTTAACTGGGGAAAGCATGAAGACGAGTTGTGAGAAAATAGATGTCATTCATGAAAAA GTAGATGCCCAGGTCAAAGAATCTGTGAAGCTAATGCTTTTTGGTGATCGACAAGAAGACTTTCCCGAATCACTTCTCCAATGGCTGACATCCAATTTTGTGAGCAAAAGCGATCTGCAGACTTTACTGCGCGATCTAGAGTTGCAGATCCTCAAGAATATTACTCTCCATATGTCTGTTACAAACCAAAAACTAACATCTGAAGTAGTAACAAATGCTGTGACTAATGCAGGGATTTCTGGAATCACAGAAGCG CAAGCACAAATTATTGTAAACAATGCACTGAAACTCTACTCTCAAGACAAGACTGGTATGGTGGATTTCGCCTTGGAATCTGGAG gtGGCAGTATTCTGAGTACTCGCTGTTCTGAAACCTACGAGACTAAAACAGCATTAATTAGCCTCTTTGGAATTCCTCTGTGGTACTTCTCTCAGTCTCCCAGAGTGGTGATTCAG CCGGACATGTATCCAGGAAACTGCTGGGCTTTCAAAGGATCGCAGGGGTATCTTGTAGTTAGACTTTCAATGAAGATCTATCCAACTGCCTTTACAGTGGAACACATACCAAAAACACTTTCACCAACAGGAAATATCACCAGTGCTCCTAGGAACTTTTCAGTATAT GGTCTAGATGATGAATATCAAGAAGAAGGCAAGCTTCTAGGACAGTATGTCTATGACCAAGGAGGAGAACCACTGCAGATGTTTCCAGTGATG gAGAAAAGTGAAAACGCATTCCAAATAGTAGAATTGAGAGTTTTTTCTAACTGGGGACATGCAGAATATACATGCCTTTATCGGTTCAGAGTGCATGGGAAACCTGCCGAATAA
- the SUN1 gene encoding SUN domain-containing protein 1 isoform X9 — protein sequence MDFSRLHTYTPPQCLPENTGYTYALSSSYSSSALDFETENKIDPVFDSPRMSRRSLRLAAARFNKSDDAQNDIPHDSSYAGNMSFREQSYKMLKQCKSTNKQSGSVRHTPRKNLSSSSIFSQSSFNSHASDASMVSTVLDESLIREQTEVDHFWGLDDEGDPKGSDTTPMQGNGDIATAETPTAMINGYTCSDCSMLSDRKEVLTAYSASHVPSSRIYSRDRSQKHASRGTYFYMSKILRFVKHAAASFASLLVQLFQMVLLKLGYEFKAHSDYCGSMNVKEFYREDSRLGVNEESICDDCKGKKHLEIYTTDHMQSSWAKRVARTIWHTFYYAGYFMLHALQTVGATGWLVSQKVLSLLWLAILSPGRAASGMFRLLGTGWYQLVALMSLLKVFLLRRCLPKIYKLLLFLIPLLFLLGIWFWGFDGFISSLNWTRIDRIQRIDDSIHVPEPQDDFFHSVHPPKDTINTFDSGRITELEKQMAFVSDRCHHHDEEYSKVMLLLHNLQDQVTQMSDKSETLKLIKNVIGQHLKDMKLEEKTDFLALHQEHELRILTLEDLLGKLSAESKDIQKELDIAKAKTVRDDDEHGQLLDKVKKLELELSQMKSELLTGESMKTSCEKIDVIHEKVDAQVKESVKLMLFGDRQEDFPESLLQWLTSNFVSKSDLQTLLRDLELQILKNITLHMSVTNQKLTSEVVTNAVTNAGISGITEAYAILKIEEFARNKYTKEMQLRVLGRWGKECNF from the exons TTCAAGTTACTCTTCATCTGCTTTGGATTTtgagactgaaaacaaaatagatcCAGTATTTGATTCACCAAGAATGTCACGGCGTAGTTTACGGTTAGCTGCTGCAAGATTTAATAAATCAGATGATGCACAAAATGATATCCCTCATGACAGCTCTTATGCCGGAAACATGTCCTTCAGAGAACAGTCTTATAA GATGTTGAAGCAATGCAAAAGTACAAATAAACAATCTGGCAGTGTAAGACACACACCAAGGAAAAATCTATCCAGCTCTTCCATTTTTAGCCAAAGCAGTTTCAATAGCCATGCCAGTGATGCATCAATGGTATCCACTGTATTGGATGAATCTTTGATTCGGGAGCAGACAGAAGTTGATCATTTCTGGG gtCTTGATGATGAAGGTGACCCTAAAG GTAGCGATACTACACCGATGCAGGGAAATGGTGATATTGCAACAGCAGAAACACCGACCGCAATGATCAATGGCTACACTTGCAGTGACTGCAGCATGCTTTCTGATCGGAAGGAGGTTCTTACAGCATACTCGGCTTCTCATGTGCCATCTTCCAGAATTTACTCTAGGGATAGGAGCCAGAAACATGCATCTA GAGGAACCTATTTCTACATGAGTAAGATTCTGCGATTTGTCAAACATGCTGCAGCATCTTTTGCATCACTATTAGTGCAACTATTTCAAATGGTTTTGCTGAAGCTGGGTTATGAATTTAAAG CTCACTCAGACTACTGTGGAAGCATGAATGTAAAGGAGTTTTACAGAGAAGATAGCCGTCTTGGTGTAAATGAGGAATCAATAT GTGATGACTGTAAGGGGAAGAAACATCTTGAAATATACACCACAGACCACATGCAATCCTCATGGGCTAAAAGGGTAGCAAGGACCATTTGGCACACCTTTTATTATGCAG GTTACTTTATGCTTCACGCGTTGCAAACAGTGGGAGCAACAGGATGGCTTGTGTCTCAGAAGGTGTTGTCTCTACTTTGGCTGGCCATTCTTTCTCCAG gGAGGGCAGCTTCTGGCATGTTCAGGTTGCTTGGAACAGGGTGGTATCAACTTGTTGCTCTGATGTCTTTGCTCAAGGTGTTTCTTCTAAGAAG aTGCCTTCCAAAGATCTACAAGCTGTTACTGTTTCTTATCCCACTCCTGTTTCTA CTAGGTATATGGTTCTGGGGGTTTGATGGCTTCATTTCATCGTTGAACTGGACAAGAATTGATAGAATACAGAGAATAGATGACTCTATTCATGTTCCTGAACCACAGGATGACTTTTTTCACTCTGTGCACCCCCCAAAG GATACCATAAATACCTTTGATTCTGGTCGTATAACTGagctggaaaagcaaatggCCTTCGTGTCTGACAGATGCCATCACCATGATGAAGAATATAGCAAAGTAATGCTCCTACTCCATAATCTTCAAGATCAGGTTACCCAGATGAGTGACAAAAGTGAAACATTGAAACTAATAAAAAATGTGATCGGTCAACATCTTAAAGATATGAAGCTGGAGGAAAAG ACTGACTTCCTGGCTTTACATCAAGAACATGAGTTGCGCATCCTGACACTGGAAGACCTTCTTGGAAAACTCTCTGCTGAATCTAAG gACATCCAGAAGGAGCTTGACATAGCGAAAGCAAAAACAGTGAG AGACGACGATGAACATGGTCAACTTTTGGACAAAGTTAAAAAGCTAGAACTAGAGTTGTCTCAGATGAAATCAGAGCTGTTAACTGGGGAAAGCATGAAGACGAGTTGTGAGAAAATAGATGTCATTCATGAAAAA GTAGATGCCCAGGTCAAAGAATCTGTGAAGCTAATGCTTTTTGGTGATCGACAAGAAGACTTTCCCGAATCACTTCTCCAATGGCTGACATCCAATTTTGTGAGCAAAAGCGATCTGCAGACTTTACTGCGCGATCTAGAGTTGCAGATCCTCAAGAATATTACTCTCCATATGTCTGTTACAAACCAAAAACTAACATCTGAAGTAGTAACAAATGCTGTGACTAATGCAGGGATTTCTGGAATCACAGAAGCG tacGCTATCTTGAAAATTGAAGAATTTGCAAGAAACAAGTATACCAAAGAAATGCAGCTCAGGGTCTTGGGAAGGTGGGGGAAAGAATGCaacttttga